Proteins from one Desulfonema limicola genomic window:
- the recQ gene encoding DNA helicase RecQ, with protein MNYNNFHVREPLGTVMSPKEILRNYFGYDNFRKHQKDIIHKIISGRDAFVLMPTGSGKSLCYQIPAMIRPGVGIVISPLIALMQDQTDALKQMGIRAEFLNSSLAYEQAKAVEQRVLSGQTDLLYVAPERLVTSSFQYLLSQTRVSLFAIDEAHCISQWGHDFRPEYLQISFFLQNYPGVPRIALTATADNVTRREILAKLNLVHAPRFISSFDRPNICYRVEPRQNAIKQLSDFIKTEHRGNSGIVYCLSRNQTEQTAQQLSRQGFTAIPYHAGLDSKIRMNHQRRFLREDGIIIVATIAFGMGIDKPDVRFVAHAGMPHSMEAYYQETGRAGRDGLPSDAWMLYSLADVITLRRILEKSEGSEQFKRIRQKKAEAMLGYCETTRCRRQVLLGYFDEKLEKPCGNCDVCRGKIETWDGTIAAQKALSCVYRTGQRFGAEHLSNVLLGISNEKISYFKHDRVSTFGIGTELSKKEWKSVFRQLAAAGLLCVDVESKGGFYLSPASKAVLRGEQEVRFRKDPVPAKDTARLRKFRSAGTEEYEFNDPASLELWKNLKALRLKIARERDLPPFAIFHDRTLRELVIHLPSSFSEMEMIFGIGKKKLEQFGNQFLEQLELHIQKYGKPDRTSSHSLQNKDTIEEESNSSSIYSSTVLETLEYIQKGFCPQDIAEKRGLKTSTIYNHLADIIDAGRLSVDEVVSLDKSEIKSIEDALRGLPEDQKNVLKPVFEKFEGRYDYGILRCVRSGLWADKIK; from the coding sequence ATGAATTATAATAATTTTCATGTTCGTGAACCTTTGGGTACTGTAATGTCTCCAAAAGAGATACTTAGAAACTATTTTGGTTATGATAATTTCAGAAAACACCAAAAAGATATTATTCACAAAATCATATCAGGCCGTGATGCCTTTGTTCTCATGCCCACTGGAAGCGGCAAATCCCTTTGTTATCAAATCCCGGCAATGATACGTCCCGGGGTAGGAATTGTTATCTCCCCTTTGATCGCACTTATGCAGGATCAAACCGATGCTTTAAAGCAGATGGGAATACGGGCTGAATTTTTAAATTCATCCCTGGCATATGAACAGGCAAAAGCTGTTGAACAAAGGGTCTTGTCAGGGCAGACTGATCTGCTCTATGTTGCGCCTGAAAGACTTGTTACCAGCAGTTTCCAGTATCTTCTCAGCCAAACCCGCGTTTCCCTGTTTGCCATTGATGAAGCACACTGCATTTCCCAGTGGGGTCATGATTTCAGGCCCGAATATCTTCAGATTTCCTTTTTTCTGCAAAATTATCCAGGGGTGCCGCGCATTGCACTTACTGCTACTGCTGACAATGTTACCAGAAGGGAAATTCTTGCAAAATTAAATCTGGTTCACGCACCCAGATTTATCTCCAGCTTTGACCGGCCTAATATCTGCTACCGGGTTGAGCCAAGACAAAATGCGATAAAGCAATTATCTGATTTTATTAAAACTGAACACAGGGGAAATTCTGGAATTGTCTATTGTCTGAGCAGAAATCAGACAGAACAGACAGCACAGCAGCTTTCAAGACAGGGATTTACTGCAATTCCCTATCATGCAGGTCTTGATTCTAAGATACGCATGAACCACCAGCGCAGGTTTTTACGGGAAGACGGAATAATCATTGTTGCAACAATTGCATTTGGCATGGGTATTGACAAGCCTGATGTAAGGTTTGTAGCTCATGCAGGAATGCCCCACAGCATGGAAGCCTATTACCAGGAAACAGGACGTGCAGGAAGAGACGGCCTGCCTTCTGATGCCTGGATGCTTTACAGCCTTGCTGATGTTATTACCCTGCGGAGGATACTGGAAAAATCTGAAGGCAGTGAACAATTTAAAAGAATCAGGCAGAAAAAAGCAGAAGCCATGCTTGGATACTGCGAAACAACCCGATGCAGACGGCAGGTTCTGCTTGGTTATTTTGATGAAAAACTTGAAAAACCATGCGGCAATTGTGATGTATGCCGCGGTAAAATTGAAACCTGGGATGGAACTATTGCTGCTCAAAAAGCCCTTTCCTGTGTTTACAGAACAGGCCAGCGGTTTGGAGCAGAACACCTGAGCAATGTTCTTCTAGGAATTTCCAATGAAAAAATCTCTTATTTCAAGCATGACAGGGTGTCCACCTTTGGCATTGGAACTGAACTTTCAAAAAAAGAATGGAAATCAGTATTCCGCCAGCTTGCAGCCGCAGGCCTTTTGTGCGTGGATGTGGAAAGCAAAGGAGGATTTTATCTTTCCCCTGCAAGTAAAGCTGTTCTCAGGGGTGAGCAGGAAGTAAGGTTTCGCAAAGACCCTGTTCCTGCAAAAGATACTGCAAGACTGCGAAAATTCAGGAGTGCCGGCACAGAAGAATATGAATTTAATGATCCTGCTTCCCTGGAACTATGGAAAAATTTAAAGGCACTGCGATTAAAGATTGCAAGAGAACGTGATCTTCCGCCTTTTGCAATATTTCATGACAGAACCTTAAGGGAACTTGTTATCCATTTACCGTCCTCTTTTTCAGAAATGGAGATGATATTTGGAATAGGCAAAAAAAAGCTTGAACAATTCGGAAACCAGTTCCTGGAACAACTGGAACTGCATATTCAAAAATATGGAAAACCCGACAGGACTTCTTCCCATTCCCTTCAAAACAAGGATACAATTGAAGAAGAGTCAAACAGCTCCTCTATTTATTCATCCACAGTACTTGAAACCCTGGAATATATTCAAAAAGGGTTTTGCCCTCAGGATATTGCAGAAAAACGGGGTTTAAAAACAAGCACAATCTATAATCATTTAGCTGATATTATTGATGCCGGCAGGCTTTCTGTTGACGAGGTGGTTTCCCTTGATAAATCAGAGATTAAAAGCATTGAAGATGCCCTGCGCGGGCTGCCGGAAGATCAGAAAAATGTCTTAAAACCGGTGTTTGAAAAATTTGAAGGCAGGTATGATTACGGGATTTTAAGATGTGTACGTTCAGGGTTATGGGCTGACAAAATCAAATAA